In Canis aureus isolate CA01 chromosome 6, VMU_Caureus_v.1.0, whole genome shotgun sequence, one genomic interval encodes:
- the SSR2 gene encoding translocon-associated protein subunit beta isoform X1: protein MRLLASVLLALFAVSHAEEGARLLASKSLLNRYAVEGRDLTLQYNIYNVGSSAALDVELSDDSFPPEDFGIVSGMLNVKWDRIAPASNVSHTVVLRPLKAGYFNFTSATVTYLAQEDGPVVIGFTSAPGQGGILAQREFDRRFSPHFACALLEEDKGEQDTLPSHKDLGLVETSGQLDWAAFGVMTLPSIGIPLLLWYSSKRKYDTPKSKKN, encoded by the exons ATGAGGCTTCTGGCTTCTGTGCTGTTGGCCCTGTTTGCTGTCAGTCATGCGGAGGAAGGAGCCCGGCTTCTGGCCTCCAAGTCACTGCTGAACAGATACGCCGTGGAGGGGCGAGACCTGACCTTGCAGTACAACATCTACAATGTTGGCTCAAG TGCTGCATTAGACGTGGAGTTATCTGATGATTCCTTTCCCCCAGAGGACTTTGGCATTGTGTCTGGAATGCTCAATGTCAAATGGGACCGGATTGCCCC TGCTAGCAATGTCTCCCACACCGTGGTCCTGCGCCCGCTCAAGGCTGGCTATTTCAACTTTACTTCGGCTACTGTTACTTACCTGGCTCAGGAGGATGGGCCTGTCGTG ATTGGCTTTACCAGCGCCCCTGGACAGGGAGGGATCCTGGCCCAGCGGGAGTTTGATAGGAGATTCTCCCCGCATTTT GCTTGTGCTTTGCTTGAGGAAGACAAAGGTGAACAAGACACACTCCCTTCCCATAAAGATCTTGGGCTTGTAGAGACCTCAGGACAG CTGGACTGGGCAGCCTTCGGAGTCATGACCCTGCCCTCCATCGGCATCCCCCTGCTGCTGTGGTACTCCAGCAAGAGGAAATATGACACTCCCAAGTCCAAGAAGAACTGA
- the SSR2 gene encoding translocon-associated protein subunit beta isoform X3: MRLLASVLLALFAVSHAEEGARLLASKSLLNRYAVEGRDLTLQYNIYNVGSSAALDVELSDDSFPPEDFGIVSGMLNVKWDRIAPASNVSHTVVLRPLKAGYFNFTSATVTYLAQEDGPVVIGFTSAPGQGGILAQREFDRRFSPHFLDWAAFGVMTLPSIGIPLLLWYSSKRKYDTPKSKKN; the protein is encoded by the exons ATGAGGCTTCTGGCTTCTGTGCTGTTGGCCCTGTTTGCTGTCAGTCATGCGGAGGAAGGAGCCCGGCTTCTGGCCTCCAAGTCACTGCTGAACAGATACGCCGTGGAGGGGCGAGACCTGACCTTGCAGTACAACATCTACAATGTTGGCTCAAG TGCTGCATTAGACGTGGAGTTATCTGATGATTCCTTTCCCCCAGAGGACTTTGGCATTGTGTCTGGAATGCTCAATGTCAAATGGGACCGGATTGCCCC TGCTAGCAATGTCTCCCACACCGTGGTCCTGCGCCCGCTCAAGGCTGGCTATTTCAACTTTACTTCGGCTACTGTTACTTACCTGGCTCAGGAGGATGGGCCTGTCGTG ATTGGCTTTACCAGCGCCCCTGGACAGGGAGGGATCCTGGCCCAGCGGGAGTTTGATAGGAGATTCTCCCCGCATTTT CTGGACTGGGCAGCCTTCGGAGTCATGACCCTGCCCTCCATCGGCATCCCCCTGCTGCTGTGGTACTCCAGCAAGAGGAAATATGACACTCCCAAGTCCAAGAAGAACTGA
- the SSR2 gene encoding translocon-associated protein subunit beta isoform X4, which translates to MRLLASVLLALFAVSHAEEGARLLASKSLLNRYAVEGRDLTLQYNIYNVGSSAALDVELSDDSFPPEDFGIVSGMLNVKWDRIAPASNVSHTVVLRPLKAGYFNFTSATVTYLAQEDGPVVIGFTSAPGQGGILAQREFDRRFSPHFASSRLVSRACVIFHSWTGQPSES; encoded by the exons ATGAGGCTTCTGGCTTCTGTGCTGTTGGCCCTGTTTGCTGTCAGTCATGCGGAGGAAGGAGCCCGGCTTCTGGCCTCCAAGTCACTGCTGAACAGATACGCCGTGGAGGGGCGAGACCTGACCTTGCAGTACAACATCTACAATGTTGGCTCAAG TGCTGCATTAGACGTGGAGTTATCTGATGATTCCTTTCCCCCAGAGGACTTTGGCATTGTGTCTGGAATGCTCAATGTCAAATGGGACCGGATTGCCCC TGCTAGCAATGTCTCCCACACCGTGGTCCTGCGCCCGCTCAAGGCTGGCTATTTCAACTTTACTTCGGCTACTGTTACTTACCTGGCTCAGGAGGATGGGCCTGTCGTG ATTGGCTTTACCAGCGCCCCTGGACAGGGAGGGATCCTGGCCCAGCGGGAGTTTGATAGGAGATTCTCCCCGCATTTT GCCTCGTCCAGACTTGTAAGCAGGGCCTGTGTCATCTTCCACAGCTGGACTGGGCAGCCTTCGGAGTCATGA